In one window of Paenibacillus thermoaerophilus DNA:
- the rplR gene encoding 50S ribosomal protein L18 → MITKGDKNKARLKRHLRVRKKISGTAERPRLNVFRSSKHMYAQLIDDVKGVTLAAASTVDKELRDQISNGGNVESARKVGELIAKRAKEKGITTVVFDRGGYLYHGRVQALADAAREAGLEF, encoded by the coding sequence ATGATCACCAAAGGCGACAAAAATAAAGCGCGTTTGAAGCGCCACCTGCGCGTGAGGAAGAAAATCAGCGGCACGGCGGAGCGTCCGCGCCTTAATGTTTTCCGTTCGTCCAAGCATATGTACGCTCAACTGATCGACGACGTGAAAGGCGTAACGCTGGCAGCGGCTTCGACCGTCGATAAAGAGCTGAGAGACCAGATTTCGAACGGCGGCAATGTCGAATCGGCACGCAAAGTCGGCGAACTGATCGCCAAACGCGCGAAAGAAAAAGGCATCACCACCGTTGTGTTCGATCGCGGCGGCTATCTGTACCACGGACGCGTTCAAGCGCTCGCGGACGCGGCGCGCGAAGCCGGTCTCGAATTCTAA
- the rplF gene encoding 50S ribosomal protein L6, protein MSRIGRKPINIPNGVTVDLSNTTLTVKGPKGSLTRELHKDMKVTIEGNVLTVERPSDHKLHRSLHGTTRSIINNMINGVTEGFSKSLELVGVGYRANKTGNKLVLNVGYSHPVEFEPEKGIEFEVPSQTKIIVRGIDKELVGATAAKIRETRLPEPYKGKGIKYEGERILRKEGKAGKKK, encoded by the coding sequence ATGTCTCGTATCGGTCGCAAACCGATCAACATCCCGAACGGCGTTACCGTCGACCTGAGCAACACGACTTTGACGGTGAAAGGCCCGAAAGGCTCGCTTACCCGGGAACTTCACAAAGATATGAAAGTAACGATCGAAGGCAACGTTCTGACGGTAGAACGTCCTTCTGACCATAAGCTTCATCGCTCCCTGCACGGTACGACCCGCAGCATCATCAACAACATGATCAACGGCGTAACGGAAGGGTTCTCCAAGAGCCTCGAGCTCGTCGGCGTCGGATACCGCGCGAACAAAACCGGCAACAAGCTGGTTCTGAACGTCGGTTACTCCCACCCGGTCGAATTCGAACCGGAGAAAGGCATCGAGTTCGAAGTGCCGTCCCAGACGAAAATCATCGTGCGCGGCATCGACAAAGAGCTTGTCGGCGCGACGGCTGCGAAAATCCGCGAAACCCGCCTGCCGGAGCCTTACAAAGGCAAAGGTATCAAATACGAAGGCGAACGGATTCTGCGCAAAGAGGGCAAAGCCGGCAAGAAAAAATAA
- the rpsH gene encoding 30S ribosomal protein S8 gives MVMSDPIADMLTRVRNANTVRHETVEIPASKIKRQIAEILKREGFIRDAEYVEDNKQGIIRLFLKYGPNQERVITGLKRISKPGLRVYAKSQELPRVLGGLGIAIISTSKGIMTDKEARQAKTGGEVIAYVW, from the coding sequence ATGGTTATGTCCGATCCTATCGCGGATATGCTTACTCGCGTACGCAACGCGAATACTGTCCGTCACGAAACCGTGGAGATCCCTGCTTCGAAAATCAAACGGCAAATCGCCGAGATTCTGAAGCGCGAGGGCTTCATCCGTGACGCTGAATACGTAGAGGACAACAAGCAAGGCATCATTCGCTTGTTCCTCAAGTACGGCCCGAACCAGGAGCGCGTCATCACGGGGCTGAAACGCATCAGCAAACCCGGGCTGCGCGTTTACGCAAAAAGCCAAGAGTTGCCTCGCGTACTTGGAGGTCTCGGCATCGCGATCATCTCCACGTCCAAAGGCATCATGACGGACAAGGAAGCGCGTCAGGCGAAAACGGGCGGCGAAGTTATCGCCTACGTATGGTAA
- a CDS encoding type Z 30S ribosomal protein S14, translating to MAKTSMIVKQQRKPKFKVQAYTRCERCGRPHSVLRKFKICRICFRELAYKGQIPGVKKASW from the coding sequence GTGGCCAAAACTTCGATGATCGTCAAACAACAGCGCAAACCGAAGTTCAAAGTGCAGGCCTACACCCGCTGCGAGCGCTGCGGACGACCGCACTCCGTCCTTCGCAAATTCAAAATCTGCCGGATTTGCTTCCGTGAGCTTGCTTACAAGGGACAAATCCCCGGCGTGAAGAAAGCTAGCTGGTAA
- the rplE gene encoding 50S ribosomal protein L5, producing MAARLKERYLNEVTPALMQKFNYTSVMQVPKVEKVVINMGVGDAAGNAKLMDAAVQDLQLIAGQKPVVTKAKKSIAGFKLRENMPIGVKVTLRGERMYYFLDKLFNVALPRVRDFHGVSTKAFDGRGNYTLGIKEQLIFPEIEYDKVEKVRGMDIVIVTTAKTDEEARELLNQLGMPFTK from the coding sequence ATGGCGGCAAGATTGAAAGAGCGTTATCTGAATGAAGTAACTCCTGCTCTGATGCAGAAGTTTAACTATACATCGGTCATGCAGGTTCCGAAAGTGGAGAAGGTCGTCATCAACATGGGCGTCGGCGACGCAGCCGGCAACGCCAAGCTGATGGACGCAGCCGTTCAAGACCTGCAGTTGATCGCCGGTCAAAAACCGGTCGTCACGAAAGCGAAAAAGTCCATCGCGGGCTTCAAGCTTCGCGAGAACATGCCGATCGGGGTGAAAGTAACGCTGCGCGGCGAGCGCATGTATTACTTCCTCGACAAACTGTTCAACGTGGCGCTGCCGCGCGTTCGCGACTTCCACGGCGTATCGACCAAAGCTTTCGACGGTCGCGGCAACTACACGCTGGGAATCAAAGAACAACTGATCTTCCCGGAGATCGAGTACGATAAAGTCGAAAAAGTGCGCGGTATGGACATCGTCATCGTCACGACGGCGAAAACCGACGAAGAAGCGCGCGAGCTGCTCAATCAATTGGGCATGCCGTTCACGAAGTGA
- the rplX gene encoding 50S ribosomal protein L24: MANNKLHVKKDDNVIVITGKDKGKKGRVIAAYPRENRVLVEGVNLVKRHTKPNPANPQGGIIEKEAPIHVSNVMLVDPKDGKPTRIGYKILENGKKVRIAKRSGQQID; the protein is encoded by the coding sequence ATGGCGAACAACAAGCTGCACGTGAAGAAAGACGACAATGTCATCGTCATCACGGGTAAAGATAAAGGCAAAAAAGGCCGCGTCATCGCTGCGTACCCGCGCGAGAACCGCGTTCTTGTCGAGGGCGTCAACCTGGTGAAGCGCCACACGAAGCCGAATCCGGCCAACCCGCAAGGCGGCATCATCGAGAAAGAGGCGCCGATCCACGTGTCGAACGTCATGCTCGTGGATCCGAAGGACGGAAAACCGACCCGCATCGGTTACAAGATCCTCGAGAACGGCAAAAAAGTTCGGATCGCAAAACGTTCCGGCCAACAGATCGACTAA